The following proteins come from a genomic window of Verrucomicrobiia bacterium:
- the nadB gene encoding L-aspartate oxidase: protein MRQFDYLVLGSGIAGLTFALNVAPHGRVAIITKKNRADSNTNWAQGGIAAVTSKEDSVEMHVADTLDAGAGLCKEAAVRTIVEEGPARIHELIALGTKFSEREIPFSRGERELDLTKEGGHSKRRVLHAKDATGREIERALLAAVAAQPNITVLENHFAIDLITTNKLGYEGQNRCVGVYVLTPEGAVETFIAPVVLLATGGCGKVYLYTTNPDIATGDGVAMAYRAGASVANMEFVQFHPTCLYHPKAKSFLITEAVRGEGGVLRRMDGEEFMHKYDPRKSLAPRDIVARAIDNEMKRTGSDYVLLDITHKPARFIIDHFPTIYENCLRYGIDITKEPIPVVPAAHYQCGGVMTDLDGHTDIAGLYAVGEVACTGLHGANRLASNSLLEGLVCAHRAAEHLLKHPEPTINLNIPEWRRGNAQDPDELVVVSHNWEEIRRLMWDYVGIVRTTKRLERAQKRITNILEEIREYYWDYVVTSDLLELRNIATVADLIVRCALQRPESRGLHYTLDYPNADPAWAQKDTVVRRES from the coding sequence ATGAGACAATTTGACTATCTGGTGCTCGGCAGCGGCATTGCGGGACTCACCTTTGCGCTCAACGTCGCTCCGCACGGGCGCGTGGCCATCATCACGAAGAAGAACCGCGCGGACTCCAATACCAACTGGGCCCAAGGCGGCATCGCTGCCGTCACCTCCAAGGAAGATTCCGTGGAGATGCACGTAGCAGACACACTCGATGCCGGTGCGGGTCTGTGCAAAGAAGCCGCCGTTCGCACCATCGTGGAAGAAGGCCCCGCTCGCATCCATGAACTCATCGCCCTCGGCACCAAATTTTCTGAACGCGAAATCCCCTTCAGCCGTGGTGAACGTGAACTGGACCTGACCAAGGAAGGCGGCCACTCCAAGCGCCGAGTCCTGCACGCAAAAGACGCCACGGGTCGCGAGATCGAACGTGCCCTGCTTGCTGCCGTCGCCGCGCAACCGAACATCACAGTTCTCGAAAACCATTTCGCCATCGATCTCATCACCACGAACAAGTTGGGTTATGAAGGCCAGAACCGTTGCGTCGGTGTTTATGTCCTTACTCCAGAGGGTGCAGTAGAAACCTTCATCGCACCTGTCGTTCTCCTCGCTACGGGCGGTTGCGGCAAAGTCTATCTCTACACGACCAATCCCGACATCGCGACTGGTGATGGTGTCGCCATGGCTTATCGCGCTGGTGCCAGCGTGGCGAACATGGAGTTCGTCCAGTTTCACCCCACCTGCCTGTATCATCCGAAAGCGAAATCCTTCCTCATCACAGAAGCTGTGCGTGGTGAAGGCGGTGTGCTGCGTCGCATGGATGGCGAGGAGTTCATGCACAAGTATGATCCGCGCAAATCGCTCGCTCCTCGCGACATCGTCGCGCGCGCCATCGACAACGAGATGAAGCGCACCGGTTCGGACTACGTGCTGCTCGACATCACACACAAGCCCGCCCGCTTCATCATCGATCACTTTCCGACCATCTACGAAAATTGCCTGCGCTACGGCATCGACATCACGAAAGAGCCGATTCCCGTTGTCCCCGCTGCTCATTATCAATGTGGCGGCGTGATGACTGATCTCGATGGCCACACCGACATCGCGGGGCTCTATGCCGTAGGTGAAGTCGCCTGCACCGGCCTGCACGGCGCGAATCGTCTCGCGAGCAATTCACTGCTCGAAGGCCTCGTCTGCGCTCATCGTGCTGCGGAACATCTGCTGAAGCATCCCGAACCTACGATCAATCTGAACATTCCCGAATGGCGCCGTGGTAACGCGCAAGATCCGGATGAACTCGTCGTGGTCAGTCACAACTGGGAAGAGATCCGCCGACTGATGTGGGACTACGTCGGCATCGTCCGCACAACCAAGCGTCTCGAACGCGCCCAGAAACGCATCACGAACATCCTCGAAGAAATCCGTGAGTATTATTGGGACTATGTGGTGACGAGCGATTTGCTTGAGCTACGCAACATCGCCACCGTGGCCGATCTCATCGTGCGCTGTGCCTTGCAACGCCCTGAAAGCCGTGGCCTGCATTATACGCTGGACTATCCGAACGCTGATCCTGCTTGGGCGCAGAAGGACACAGTCGTCCGCCGTGAGTCGTAG
- a CDS encoding vitamin B12-dependent ribonucleotide reductase — protein sequence MIDAREGVVSSSPAKSRQRNPRVTASRSAKPSPKKPAKKNRTLAVDRVFSAPGVHPFDQIEWDKRTAEITDDSGKVIFKQENVEVPKSWSQLATKVVVSKYFYGEMNTPERETSVRQLIHRVARTIADWGIKDGYFTKADGELFYQELAWLGINQYGAFNSPVWFNVGLYHEYGIGKNSARGNWFYNHAKGEAERAATQYEYPQGSACFIQSVEDNMESIMHLAYAEAMLFKYGSGTGSDLSPIRSSKEKLSGGGRPSGPMSFLKVYDQVANVVKSGGKTRRAAKMNTLRDWHGDIEEFIDAKQKEEKKAWALIEQGYDGSYNGDAYGSVMYQNENLSVRVSDEFMQAAQDGKEWHTKTVTGKPLQKKDASTLLNKIAEGTHICGDPGLQYDGAIQKWHTCKGTEPIHSTNPCSEYVFLNNTACNLASLNLMKFKREDGTFDVTRFKAAVRIYITAQEILVDNASYPTKDIAENSHIFRTLGLGYANLGSLVMSYGLAYDSDEGRALAGAITAIMTGQAYEQSANISGAKGAFKGYRDARCSGVAKTVAKDNVESMLGVIKQHRDAVEGIQASKDFAYLKDEARRTWTQAYDLGKANGYRNAQVTVLAPTGTIAFLMDCDTTGVEPDIALVKYKLLAGGGMLKIVNRTVTQALKRLGYDDKAIEGIVAHVDKFDTIEDVQENGQTIPSGLKPEHLEVFDCAFKAYRGKRSIGYMAHLKMMGAAQPFISGAISKTVNLPQEATVADIRDAYVQAWKMGLKCVAIYRDGSKRSQPLNTKKTSEGAATTEAATAASEQVGILETRIKELEGLLADLRRASNQPLRRRLPETRMAMNHKFDIAGHEGYLTVGLFDDGRPGELFITMAKEGSTIGGLMDAVATLTSMSLQYGVPLEALVKKFSHQRFEPSGFTKNPEIRSTSSIIDYVFRWMALQFIPGYREAVNPKQAELPMPDLIQELKKKVNRPVADLPLAEDDTVTVDASITTSKGAKVFVSLSETVSHMMKDAPTCPSCGHLAVRNGACFKCINCGESLGCS from the coding sequence ATGATAGACGCCCGTGAAGGAGTTGTGTCGTCGTCTCCGGCCAAAAGCCGGCAGCGTAACCCCCGTGTGACCGCCTCTCGCTCGGCCAAGCCATCCCCTAAGAAACCGGCTAAGAAAAACCGGACTTTGGCGGTGGACCGCGTCTTCAGTGCCCCGGGTGTGCATCCTTTCGACCAGATCGAATGGGACAAGCGCACGGCTGAGATCACGGACGATAGCGGCAAGGTGATCTTCAAGCAGGAGAACGTCGAAGTTCCCAAGTCTTGGTCCCAGCTCGCCACGAAGGTCGTCGTCTCGAAGTATTTCTACGGCGAGATGAACACGCCTGAGCGCGAGACCTCCGTTCGGCAGCTCATCCATCGTGTGGCGCGCACGATCGCGGATTGGGGCATCAAGGACGGCTATTTCACCAAGGCTGACGGCGAACTCTTCTATCAGGAACTCGCTTGGCTGGGCATCAACCAATACGGCGCTTTCAACTCCCCTGTCTGGTTCAATGTCGGCTTGTATCACGAATACGGCATCGGCAAGAACTCTGCGCGTGGCAATTGGTTCTATAATCATGCCAAGGGCGAAGCCGAACGTGCCGCCACGCAGTATGAATATCCGCAAGGCAGCGCGTGCTTCATCCAGTCCGTCGAGGACAACATGGAGAGCATCATGCACCTCGCGTATGCCGAGGCCATGCTCTTCAAGTATGGTTCCGGCACCGGCTCCGATCTCTCCCCGATCCGTTCCAGCAAAGAAAAGCTGAGCGGTGGCGGTCGCCCGAGCGGTCCGATGTCCTTCCTGAAAGTTTATGACCAGGTGGCGAACGTCGTGAAGTCCGGTGGCAAGACCCGTCGTGCTGCGAAGATGAACACCTTGCGCGATTGGCACGGTGACATCGAAGAATTCATCGACGCCAAGCAGAAGGAAGAGAAGAAGGCTTGGGCGCTCATCGAGCAAGGTTACGATGGTTCCTACAATGGCGATGCCTACGGCTCCGTCATGTATCAGAACGAGAACCTTTCCGTGCGCGTGTCTGACGAATTCATGCAAGCCGCGCAGGACGGCAAGGAATGGCACACCAAGACGGTCACCGGCAAGCCGCTCCAGAAGAAGGATGCCTCCACGCTCCTGAATAAGATCGCGGAAGGCACGCATATCTGCGGCGATCCCGGCCTGCAATACGACGGTGCCATCCAGAAGTGGCACACGTGCAAAGGCACGGAGCCGATCCATTCTACGAATCCCTGCTCTGAGTACGTGTTCCTGAATAACACGGCGTGCAATCTCGCCTCGCTGAACCTCATGAAGTTCAAGCGCGAAGACGGCACATTCGATGTGACGCGCTTCAAGGCCGCTGTCCGAATCTACATCACAGCTCAAGAAATCTTAGTGGATAACGCGAGCTATCCTACGAAGGACATCGCTGAGAACTCCCATATCTTCCGCACGTTGGGTCTCGGTTACGCAAACCTCGGCTCGCTCGTGATGAGCTACGGCCTCGCTTATGATTCCGATGAAGGCCGCGCACTTGCCGGTGCCATCACCGCCATCATGACCGGTCAGGCATATGAGCAATCCGCGAATATCTCTGGTGCCAAGGGTGCCTTCAAAGGCTACCGCGATGCCCGTTGCTCGGGCGTGGCCAAGACGGTCGCCAAGGATAACGTCGAATCCATGCTCGGCGTCATCAAGCAACATCGCGATGCAGTGGAAGGCATCCAAGCGAGCAAAGACTTCGCTTATCTGAAGGATGAAGCCCGCCGCACGTGGACTCAGGCTTACGACCTCGGCAAAGCCAATGGCTATCGCAACGCCCAAGTCACCGTGCTCGCTCCGACTGGCACAATCGCGTTCTTGATGGATTGCGATACCACCGGCGTCGAACCTGACATCGCGTTGGTGAAGTACAAGCTTCTCGCCGGTGGCGGCATGCTCAAGATCGTGAACCGCACCGTCACTCAAGCGCTCAAGCGCTTGGGCTACGATGACAAGGCCATCGAAGGCATCGTCGCTCACGTGGACAAATTCGATACCATCGAAGACGTTCAGGAAAACGGCCAGACCATTCCGAGCGGTTTGAAGCCGGAACATCTCGAAGTGTTCGATTGCGCGTTCAAGGCTTATCGTGGCAAACGCAGCATCGGCTACATGGCGCATCTCAAGATGATGGGTGCCGCCCAGCCGTTCATCTCCGGCGCCATCTCCAAGACGGTGAACCTGCCGCAAGAAGCGACGGTCGCCGATATCCGCGATGCCTACGTGCAAGCGTGGAAGATGGGCCTCAAGTGCGTGGCCATCTATCGCGATGGTTCAAAGCGCTCCCAGCCGCTGAACACCAAGAAGACCAGCGAAGGTGCTGCCACGACAGAAGCCGCCACTGCGGCGAGCGAGCAAGTGGGCATTCTCGAAACGCGCATCAAGGAACTCGAAGGTCTGCTGGCCGATTTGCGCCGCGCCTCGAATCAACCGCTGCGCCGTCGCCTGCCGGAAACGCGCATGGCCATGAACCACAAGTTCGACATCGCCGGTCACGAAGGTTACCTCACCGTCGGTCTGTTCGATGACGGTCGCCCGGGCGAACTCTTCATCACCATGGCGAAGGAAGGTTCGACCATCGGTGGCCTTATGGACGCTGTCGCCACGCTCACCAGCATGTCACTCCAATACGGCGTGCCGTTGGAAGCGCTCGTGAAGAAATTCAGCCATCAACGCTTTGAACCGTCTGGCTTCACCAAGAATCCGGAAATCCGCAGCACGTCCTCCATCATCGACTACGTGTTCCGCTGGATGGCACTGCAATTCATCCCGGGTTACCGCGAAGCGGTGAACCCGAAGCAAGCTGAGTTGCCGATGCCAGACCTGATCCAGGAACTCAAAAAAAAAGTGAACAGGCCCGTGGCTGACCTGCCGCTGGCTGAGGACGACACGGTGACCGTGGACGCCTCCATCACGACCAGCAAAGGTGCTAAAGTGTTCGTGTCCCTGAGCGAGACCGTCTCGCACATGATGAAGGACGCGCCCACCTGCCCGAGCTGCGGTCACCTCGCAGTGCGCAATGGTGCCTGCTTCAAGTGCATCAACTGCGGCGAAAGTTTAGGTTGCTCGTAA
- a CDS encoding caspase family protein: MLCFLFFNGLMQGAEMVSTKSEQSAGLFVGVGKFGFQAGLENLEYAPDDAVALAYRLVVELKMVPPAKAQVVLAGEPKSVRGRKQLAELKATKLEVVEGTRNGLQKALRKFSNQAEAGGLALMSFSGHGYETQKDVYLMPSDGNWQLVRTTGVSCESVWDAMRASKARTKVLLLDACRQVPDMASLEREAADKGIRERVQGIEGLTILASCSAGQRSWQAKSLEQGVFTHLVLERLKGEGIWWVTLGDQVVKANVEWFEKREMKGPVAWCHESRRTK; the protein is encoded by the coding sequence GTGCTTTGTTTTTTGTTCTTCAATGGTTTGATGCAGGGGGCGGAGATGGTTTCAACAAAGAGTGAACAATCAGCGGGGCTGTTTGTTGGTGTCGGCAAGTTTGGTTTTCAGGCGGGGTTGGAGAATTTGGAGTATGCACCGGATGATGCAGTGGCTTTGGCGTATCGGTTGGTGGTGGAGTTGAAGATGGTGCCCCCGGCGAAGGCGCAGGTGGTTTTGGCAGGAGAGCCGAAGTCAGTGCGAGGACGGAAGCAGTTGGCGGAATTGAAAGCGACGAAGCTGGAGGTGGTGGAGGGGACTCGGAATGGGTTACAGAAGGCGTTGCGGAAGTTTTCCAATCAGGCAGAGGCGGGTGGCTTGGCGTTGATGTCTTTTTCCGGGCATGGGTATGAGACGCAGAAGGATGTGTATCTGATGCCGAGTGATGGGAACTGGCAACTGGTGCGGACCACTGGTGTGAGTTGTGAATCAGTTTGGGATGCGATGCGGGCGAGCAAGGCGCGCACGAAAGTTTTACTGCTGGATGCGTGTCGGCAGGTGCCTGATATGGCGTCACTGGAACGAGAGGCAGCGGATAAGGGGATCCGCGAACGAGTACAGGGGATTGAAGGTCTTACGATTTTGGCCTCGTGTTCAGCGGGGCAGAGGAGCTGGCAGGCGAAGTCGTTGGAGCAGGGCGTGTTCACGCATCTGGTTTTGGAAAGGTTGAAAGGAGAGGGTATTTGGTGGGTGACGTTAGGTGACCAAGTGGTGAAGGCGAATGTGGAATGGTTTGAGAAACGGGAGATGAAAGGGCCGGTGGCGTGGTGTCATGAAAGTAGACGGACGAAGTAA
- a CDS encoding phosphoglucomutase/phosphomannomutase family protein produces the protein MAAIKFGTDGWRAVIAEDFTFENLSRVAQATADYWKANPIEGTKNTVAIGYDRRFLSDQFAERAAEILVANGFDVVLSDSPVPTPAVSYAVKQGKCIGGIMLTASHNPAIFNGFKLKGHFGGSAEPAMCKAIEGLLDKSPVQSITLAEAVKAKKIRKVNMRQPHYQAVKKLVNFDLVAKSKLKFAHEALFGVGAGCFDELLAGTTCKVTTINAKHDPFFGGINPEPVEKNYTFSQAYLKKHPHDICLVTDGDADRVGGMDGKGNYLSTHNLICLLLRHYVVNRKATGKVVKALTTTSMVDKMCAKYGLELIETGVGFKYIASEIIKGDVLLGFEESGGIGFPGHIPERDGILAGLMLLEMLATEKKSVGALLATLEKEYGPHRYARIDTHFPLEKRAALMEFCAKNPPAKLLSSKLKDVKAFDGVKFIAEDGAWLMLRGSGTEPILRIYAEAKSDADAQKLLKLGVEMTKKV, from the coding sequence ATGGCAGCTATCAAGTTTGGGACGGATGGGTGGCGCGCAGTCATCGCCGAGGATTTCACTTTTGAAAACCTGAGTCGTGTGGCGCAGGCCACGGCGGATTACTGGAAGGCGAATCCCATCGAGGGCACGAAGAACACGGTGGCCATCGGATATGACCGGCGTTTTCTATCCGATCAATTCGCGGAGCGCGCGGCGGAGATTCTGGTGGCGAATGGCTTCGACGTGGTGCTGAGCGACAGCCCGGTGCCGACGCCGGCGGTGTCATACGCGGTGAAGCAGGGGAAGTGCATCGGGGGTATCATGCTCACGGCGAGCCATAATCCGGCGATATTTAACGGGTTCAAACTCAAGGGGCATTTCGGCGGTTCAGCAGAACCGGCCATGTGCAAAGCGATCGAGGGCTTGCTAGATAAATCACCGGTGCAATCAATCACGCTGGCGGAAGCGGTGAAAGCAAAGAAGATCCGCAAGGTGAACATGCGGCAGCCGCATTATCAGGCGGTGAAGAAGCTGGTGAACTTTGACTTGGTGGCGAAGTCGAAACTGAAGTTCGCGCATGAAGCGTTGTTCGGGGTGGGGGCGGGTTGCTTCGATGAATTGCTCGCAGGGACGACGTGTAAGGTGACGACGATCAATGCGAAGCATGATCCGTTTTTCGGTGGCATCAATCCAGAGCCGGTGGAGAAGAATTACACGTTCAGCCAGGCGTATCTGAAGAAGCATCCGCATGATATTTGTCTGGTGACGGATGGGGATGCGGATCGTGTGGGTGGCATGGATGGGAAGGGAAATTATCTTTCTACACACAATCTCATCTGCCTTTTGCTGCGCCATTATGTCGTGAACCGCAAGGCGACAGGCAAGGTGGTGAAGGCGCTCACGACGACGTCCATGGTGGACAAGATGTGCGCGAAGTATGGGCTGGAGTTGATCGAGACGGGCGTGGGCTTCAAATACATCGCGTCGGAGATCATCAAGGGTGATGTGTTGCTGGGCTTTGAAGAGAGCGGTGGCATCGGCTTTCCCGGACACATACCAGAGCGCGATGGCATTCTTGCGGGCTTGATGCTTTTGGAGATGCTGGCGACGGAGAAGAAGTCTGTGGGTGCGTTGCTGGCGACGTTGGAGAAGGAATACGGGCCGCATCGCTATGCGCGTATCGACACACATTTCCCGTTGGAGAAGCGGGCGGCACTCATGGAGTTCTGCGCGAAGAATCCACCGGCGAAGTTGCTCAGCTCGAAGCTCAAAGATGTGAAGGCGTTCGATGGGGTGAAGTTCATCGCGGAGGATGGTGCGTGGTTGATGCTGCGTGGGTCCGGCACGGAACCGATCTTGCGGATCTATGCGGAGGCGAAATCGGATGCGGATGCGCAGAAGCTGTTGAAGCTGGGGGTGGAAATGACGAAGAAAGTCTAA
- the panD gene encoding aspartate 1-decarboxylase, with protein MQIHLLKSKIHRAEVTGANVNYEGSLTIAEDLMEKSGILPYERILCGNMANGNRFETYAIPGQRGSAAIILNGGVAHLGKVGDRLTIMSYAVVDASEAKGWTPKIIVLGEANKILSERGI; from the coding sequence ATGCAGATTCACCTGCTAAAATCGAAGATACACCGGGCGGAAGTCACGGGTGCCAACGTCAATTACGAGGGCAGCCTGACGATTGCTGAGGACCTGATGGAGAAATCAGGCATCCTTCCCTATGAACGCATCCTGTGCGGCAACATGGCGAATGGCAACCGATTCGAGACCTACGCCATCCCTGGCCAGCGCGGCTCTGCGGCCATCATCTTGAATGGTGGCGTAGCGCACTTGGGCAAAGTCGGCGACCGCCTCACCATCATGAGCTATGCCGTGGTGGATGCCAGCGAAGCCAAGGGCTGGACGCCAAAGATCATCGTGCTGGGTGAAGCCAACAAGATCCTGAGTGAGCGCGGTATTTAA
- the lpxD gene encoding UDP-3-O-(3-hydroxymyristoyl)glucosamine N-acyltransferase, which translates to MPFTAAELAEKLQGLVIGDSSMPLSGFAPANSAKAGDLTFAETQEYFTAAEQSAASAILVSGDDFKSDKKTLIKVANARVAFARVLPLFFPEPSFAPGIHPTAVVDSTASVDPSAFVGPNSFVGAGAKIGAGCVLERLVSIGENVTLGADVRIFPNVTVYQGCQIGARVRIHAGTVVGSDGFGYVFDQGQHRKVPQVGIVILGDDVELGANVTIDRGALAPTVIGKGTKIDNLVQIGHNVVIGEHCIIISQTGIAGSNKLGNYVTVAGQVGLAGHLKIGDRVTIVAQSGVMHDIPAGEKWMGSPAQPDKQAKRQMLALQQLPELIRRVKELEKQLGAKE; encoded by the coding sequence ATGCCATTTACCGCCGCTGAACTCGCTGAAAAACTACAAGGACTGGTCATCGGCGACAGCTCCATGCCCCTCTCCGGCTTCGCTCCTGCGAACTCCGCGAAAGCAGGTGATCTTACCTTTGCCGAAACCCAAGAGTACTTCACCGCTGCGGAACAAAGCGCAGCCTCTGCGATCTTGGTTTCCGGCGATGATTTCAAATCAGATAAGAAAACGCTGATTAAAGTCGCGAATGCTCGCGTGGCCTTCGCCCGCGTCCTCCCGCTCTTTTTCCCAGAACCGAGTTTCGCTCCAGGCATTCACCCTACTGCTGTCGTAGATTCTACAGCTTCAGTTGATCCCAGCGCTTTCGTCGGCCCCAATTCTTTCGTCGGCGCTGGTGCGAAAATCGGCGCTGGTTGCGTCTTGGAACGCCTCGTGTCCATCGGTGAAAACGTCACGCTGGGTGCCGATGTCCGCATCTTCCCGAACGTCACCGTTTACCAAGGTTGCCAAATCGGTGCCCGCGTTCGTATCCACGCTGGCACCGTAGTTGGCTCGGATGGTTTCGGTTACGTCTTCGATCAAGGCCAGCATCGCAAGGTGCCGCAAGTCGGCATCGTCATCCTCGGTGATGATGTGGAGCTCGGCGCGAATGTGACCATTGATCGCGGCGCGCTTGCGCCCACGGTCATCGGTAAAGGCACGAAGATCGATAACCTCGTGCAGATCGGCCACAACGTCGTCATCGGCGAGCACTGCATCATCATCTCGCAGACGGGTATCGCCGGTAGCAACAAGCTCGGCAACTACGTGACCGTCGCAGGTCAAGTCGGCCTCGCTGGCCATTTGAAGATCGGCGACCGCGTCACCATCGTGGCGCAATCCGGCGTGATGCATGACATCCCCGCCGGTGAAAAATGGATGGGCAGCCCTGCTCAACCAGACAAGCAGGCCAAGCGCCAGATGCTCGCCTTACAGCAATTGCCTGAACTGATCCGCCGCGTGAAGGAGCTAGAAAAACAGCTCGGCGCGAAGGAATAG
- the rpe gene encoding ribulose-phosphate 3-epimerase, with product MIIAPSLLAANFGKFAPEAARTGKAGADWLHLDVMDGNFVPNISFGPEVVRRINEASETFLDVHLMCQKPEILFDAFVKGGADLITIHVELGDRVESLIWKIKSMGKKVGLAVNPPTNIALAEPYLKHIDLLLVMTVNPGFGGQSFIHECVPKIQQANSWRRDRGLRYRIEVDGGITYQTVVECAKAGADTFVSGTGLYGQPSLSKAIKKMRTLAEKAGGDGPAEGIQLNLV from the coding sequence ATGATTATCGCTCCTTCGCTGTTGGCAGCGAATTTTGGCAAGTTTGCCCCCGAGGCAGCCCGCACCGGAAAGGCCGGGGCGGACTGGCTGCATCTGGATGTGATGGATGGGAATTTTGTGCCGAACATCTCCTTTGGTCCTGAAGTGGTGCGCCGTATCAATGAAGCCAGTGAGACGTTTCTGGATGTTCACCTGATGTGCCAGAAGCCGGAGATCCTTTTTGATGCGTTTGTGAAGGGCGGGGCGGATCTGATCACCATCCACGTAGAGCTAGGGGACAGGGTGGAATCGTTGATCTGGAAGATCAAGTCGATGGGGAAGAAAGTCGGTCTGGCAGTGAATCCGCCGACGAACATTGCTTTGGCTGAACCATATCTGAAGCATATCGACCTGTTGCTGGTGATGACGGTGAATCCTGGCTTTGGTGGACAATCATTCATTCATGAATGCGTGCCGAAGATCCAGCAGGCGAATAGCTGGCGGCGTGATCGGGGTTTGCGGTATCGCATCGAGGTGGATGGCGGCATCACTTATCAGACAGTCGTAGAATGTGCGAAGGCGGGAGCGGATACGTTTGTGAGTGGCACGGGGCTATACGGCCAGCCGAGCTTGTCCAAGGCGATCAAGAAGATGCGCACGCTGGCGGAGAAGGCGGGCGGGGACGGTCCGGCGGAGGGCATCCAGTTGAATTTGGTGTAA
- a CDS encoding Gfo/Idh/MocA family oxidoreductase translates to MSRKIRYGMVGGGRGAFIGAVHRIAANIDGQIELVCGAFSSDPERSKASGADLFLPANRCYGTFEEMIKAEAKLPEGERMDFVSIVTPNHMHFPPAKMALENGFHVLSDKPATLNLAEAKKLGEIVKRSGQLYGLTHNYTGYPMVKEAKAMIAAGKLGKIRKVVVEYPQGWLATRIEASGQKQAAWRTDPKRSGAAGCIGDIGTHAENLAEYITGLEIEELAADITAFVKGRALDDDGNVLLRFKGGAKGVLHSSQISVGEENNLNIRVYGELGGIEWHQKEPNTLLVKWLNDPMQVYRASMGYLSDSAKAAGRTPPAHPEGYLEAFANIYKNFANHIRAVQSGTKLAKDAVALDYPKISDGIRGMAFIEAVVKSSKGNAKWTKLKV, encoded by the coding sequence ATGAGCAGAAAAATTCGATACGGTATGGTGGGCGGCGGGCGGGGAGCCTTCATCGGCGCGGTGCATCGCATCGCGGCGAATATCGATGGGCAGATCGAGCTGGTTTGCGGCGCATTCTCCTCTGACCCAGAGCGTTCCAAGGCGAGCGGAGCGGATCTTTTCCTCCCGGCGAACCGCTGCTACGGCACGTTTGAAGAGATGATCAAGGCTGAGGCCAAGCTGCCGGAAGGCGAGCGGATGGACTTCGTTTCCATCGTCACGCCGAACCATATGCATTTCCCTCCGGCGAAGATGGCGCTGGAGAATGGCTTCCATGTATTGAGCGATAAACCGGCTACGCTGAACCTCGCTGAAGCGAAGAAGCTGGGTGAGATCGTGAAGAGGTCCGGTCAGCTCTACGGCCTGACGCATAACTACACGGGCTATCCGATGGTGAAGGAAGCCAAGGCGATGATCGCTGCGGGCAAGCTCGGCAAGATTCGCAAGGTGGTGGTGGAGTATCCGCAAGGCTGGTTGGCCACGCGCATCGAGGCGAGCGGCCAGAAGCAAGCGGCCTGGCGCACGGACCCGAAGCGCTCGGGCGCGGCAGGTTGCATCGGCGACATCGGCACGCATGCGGAGAACTTGGCGGAATACATCACGGGTTTGGAGATCGAAGAACTTGCTGCCGACATCACGGCTTTCGTGAAAGGTCGTGCATTGGATGATGACGGCAACGTATTGCTGCGTTTCAAAGGCGGCGCGAAGGGTGTGCTGCACAGCTCCCAAATCTCGGTGGGTGAAGAGAACAATCTGAACATCCGCGTGTATGGTGAACTCGGTGGCATCGAATGGCACCAGAAGGAACCGAACACGTTGCTCGTGAAGTGGCTGAACGACCCGATGCAGGTGTATCGCGCCAGCATGGGTTACCTGAGTGATTCCGCGAAAGCGGCTGGTCGCACGCCTCCGGCGCATCCGGAAGGTTATCTGGAAGCCTTCGCGAACATTTACAAGAACTTCGCGAATCACATCCGCGCGGTGCAATCCGGCACGAAGCTGGCGAAGGACGCGGTGGCTTTGGATTACCCGAAAATCAGCGATGGTATCCGCGGCATGGCGTTCATCGAGGCCGTGGTGAAGTCCTCGAAGGGCAATGCCAAGTGGACGAAGCTGAAGGTGTAA
- a CDS encoding DUF5679 domain-containing protein translates to MAEGYCVKCKAKKEIANAVEEVMKNGRKAIKGKCPDCGVVMFKILGGKKTTPAAPPAPASSTPPAGS, encoded by the coding sequence ATGGCTGAGGGCTACTGCGTCAAATGCAAGGCGAAGAAAGAGATCGCCAATGCTGTGGAAGAAGTCATGAAGAATGGTCGCAAGGCCATCAAGGGCAAATGCCCTGACTGCGGCGTGGTCATGTTCAAGATTCTCGGTGGCAAGAAAACTACCCCGGCTGCGCCCCCTGCCCCCGCTTCATCTACTCCTCCCGCCGGAAGTTAG